The following are encoded together in the Cicer arietinum cultivar CDC Frontier isolate Library 1 chromosome 2, Cicar.CDCFrontier_v2.0, whole genome shotgun sequence genome:
- the LOC101490693 gene encoding LOW QUALITY PROTEIN: (R)-mandelonitrile beta-glucosyltransferase-like (The sequence of the model RefSeq protein was modified relative to this genomic sequence to represent the inferred CDS: deleted 1 base in 1 codon): MTNGYLETTIDWIPGIKEIRLKDIPSFIRTTDPNDLMLDFLSVECQRSQKASAIILNTFDAIEHDVLEAFSSTNLPPVYSIGPLNFLLKDVTDNELDTIGSNLWKEETECLEWLESKEPNSVVYVNFGSITVMTSEQMVEFAWGLANSKIPFLWVIRPDLVAGEKAVLPLEFLEETKDRGLLSSWCPQEEVLGHPSIGGFLTHNGWNSTLESVCGGVPMICWQFFAEQQTNCRFCCNEWGIGLEIEDAKRDKIEGLVRELMDGEKGKEMKEKALRLKELAKDATSGPYGSSFVNFDNLIRNVLL, from the exons ATGACAAACGGGTATTTGGAAACTACCATAGATTGGATACCAGGCATAAAAGAAATTCGATTAAAGGATATCCCAAGCTTCATCAGAACAACAGATCCAAATGATCTTATGCTTGATTTTTTGTCCGTAGAATGCCAGAGATCTCAAAAAGCTTCTGCAATAATTTTGAACACGTTTGATGCCATAGAGCACGACGTTCTAGAAGCATTTTCATCGACTAACTTACCTCCAGTCTATTCCATTGGTCCCTTAAATTTTCTCTTAAAAGATGTCACTGATAACGAATTGGATACAATTGGTTCCAATCTTTGGAAAGAGGAGACGGAGTGTTTGGAATGGCTCGAAAGCAAAGAACCCAACAGTGTTGTTTATGTCAATTTTGGAAGCATCACTGTTATGACAAGTGAACAAATGGTCGAGTTTGCTTGGGGATTAGCTAATAGTAAAATACCCTTTTTGTGGGTCATAAGGCCAGATCTTGTAGCAGGTGAAAAAGCTGTTCTGCCTCTAGAGTTTTTGGAAGAGACAAAAGATAGAGGTTTATTGTCAAGTTGGTGTCCACAAGAGGAAGTGTTGGGTCATCCATCAATTGGGGGTTTTTTGACACATAATGGTTGGAATTCAACGTTGGAAAGTGTGTGCGGTGGTGTTCCAATGATATGCTGGCAA TTCTTTGCAGAACAACAAACTAATTGTCGATTTTGTTGTAATGAATGGGGGATTGGTTTGGAAATTGAAGATGCTAAGAGAGATAAGATAGAGGGACTTGTGAGGGAATTGATGGATGGGGAAAAAGGTAAAGAAATGAAAGAGAAAGCGTTGAGGTTGAAAGAGTTGGCTAAAGATGCTACCTCTGGACCATATGGATCATCATTTGTGAATTTTGATAATCTTATTCGTAACGTTTTGTTGTGA